In Acanthochromis polyacanthus isolate Apoly-LR-REF ecotype Palm Island chromosome 18, KAUST_Apoly_ChrSc, whole genome shotgun sequence, the following proteins share a genomic window:
- the fam136a gene encoding protein FAM136A — MAEAHQTRVQAAVEEMVQSLEKEHIRKMQGRMFKCSADCCERSTDSMSQVHQCIERCHTPLAQAQGLVTSELEKFQDRLTRCTMHCNDKAKDLFDSGAKEPAVRSLMERCVGSCVDDHVSLIPSMTRRLKENLDSIQQ, encoded by the exons ATGGCGGAAGCTCACCAGACACGCGTGCAGGCGGCGGTGGAAGAAATGGTCCAAAGCCTGGAGAAGGAGCACATCCGCAAAATGCAG ggtCGCATGTTCAAGTGCAGCGCCGACTGCTGCGAACGCTCCACAGACTCCATGTCTCAGGTGCATCAGTGCATCGAAAGGTGTCACACTCCTCTGGCCCAGGCTCAGGGTCTGGTCACGTCAGAGCTGGAGAAGTTTCAG GACCGTTTGACCAGATGCACGATGCACTGCAACGACAAAGCGAAAGATCTTTTCGACTCCGGCGCCAAAGAACCAGCCGTTCGATCCCTGATGGAGCGCTGCGTGGGCAGCTGTGTGGACGACCACGTTAGCCTGATCCCCAGCATGACCCGGAGACTCAAAGAGAACCTGGACTCTATACAGCAGTGA